Proteins co-encoded in one Ictalurus furcatus strain D&B chromosome 9, Billie_1.0, whole genome shotgun sequence genomic window:
- the zfp36l1a gene encoding mRNA decay activator protein ZFP36L1a, with protein sequence MTTAVVPPLFDFSEVINNKNNKMLNYNNNNLGAPHTMPVPCTGVNLTISNPTGSLLDRKAVGTPSIGGVYQRRHSVTLPSSKLNQNQFLSNGKADLALVGPGMGNSSNKENRLRDRSFSETGDRLMQKCTGSGGSGSSQVNSSRYKTELCRPFEENGACKYGDKCQFAHGIHELRSLSRHPKYKTELCRTFHTIGFCPYGPRCHFIHNAEERRGPPAAPSPLSTSNKLERPRLQHSYSFAGFPSSGGLRDSPTSVTPPPMFSPDELSEWPSSNPFTYSSQELVNLFGPSLSSGSGADHTVHAPSSPSNTPYSFRPMSESPHLFESPSSQPDSLSDQEGYQSSSGGSLSGSESPILDTTRRLPIFSRLSISDD encoded by the exons ATGACCACGGCTGTGGTGCCGCCTCTGTTTGACTTCAGCGAAGTTATCAACAACAAG AACAACAAAATGCTGAATTACAATAACAACAATCTTGGTGCTCCGCACACCATGCCTGTGCCCTGCACTGGTGTGAATCTGACCATCTCCAACCCCACTGGGAGCCTGCTGGACAGGAAGGCTGTGGGGACACCCTCCATTGGTGGGGTTTACCAACGACGGCACTCGGTCACTTTGCCTAGCAGCAAGCTCAACCAGAACCAGTTCCTGAGCAATGGGAAAGCAGATCTGGCGTTGGTAGGCCCTGGGATGggcaacagcagcaacaaagaGAACCGACTTCGAGATCGTTCTTTCTCAGAGACCGGGGACCGCCTGATGCAGAAGTGCACCGGATCTGGCGGCAGTGGAAGCAGTCAGGTGAACTCAAGCCGCTATAAAACAGAGCTGTGCAGGCCATTTGAAGAGAATGGTGCATGCAAGTACGGTGACAAGTGCCAGTTTGCCCATGGCATTCACGAGCTCCGCAGCCTTAGCCGCCACCCCAAGTACAAGACAGAACTCTGCCGCACCTTCCATACCATTGGCTTCTGCCCATATGGGCCACGCTGCCACTTTATCCACAATGCAGAAGAGCGCCGTGGACCTCCAGCTGCCCCATCCCCACTCTCCACATCCAACAAGCTGGAAAGGCCACGGCTCCAGCACAGTTACAGTTTCGCAGGGTTTCCCAGCTCTGGAGGCCTAAGAGACAGCCCCACCTCTGTCACTCCTCCACCCATGTTCTCTCCAGACGAACTGTCTGAGTGGCCCAGCAGCAATCCCTTCACTTACTCCAGCCAGGAGCTGGTCAATCTCTTTGGTCCCAGCTTGAGCAGTGGTTCTGGTGCTGATCACACTGTCCATgcaccatcctctccatccaaCACCCCTTACTCTTTTAGGCCCATGTCTGAGTCTCCCCACCTCTTTGAGTCTCCGTCCAGTCAGCCAGACTCCCTCTCTGACCAGGAGGGCTACCAGAGCAGCTCAGGAGGGAGCCTGAGTGGCTCAGAATCACCTATCCTTGATACCACCCGCCGACTGCCCATCTTCAGCAGGCTGTCCATCTCGGATGATTAA